A single window of Streptomyces cathayae DNA harbors:
- a CDS encoding phosphatidylserine decarboxylase: MPHSKTSASRDSLAGVRLARGASPWLLPTVATAAVSLVRARRSGAAKAVAVPATALAAGMLWFFRDPEREIARGRVISPADGVVQSIMPWKDGRTRVAIFMSPLNVHVNRAPLAGTVTSVEHVPGGFVPAFNKESENNERVVWHFDTELGDIEMIQIAGAVARRIVPYLPEGTKVEQGERIGLIRFGSRVDLYLPEGVEIDVEVGQKTVAGVTRIDRD; the protein is encoded by the coding sequence ATGCCCCACAGCAAAACCTCTGCATCTCGCGACAGCCTCGCCGGTGTACGCCTCGCGCGCGGAGCGTCGCCGTGGCTTCTGCCGACCGTCGCCACCGCAGCCGTCAGCCTGGTCCGTGCCCGCCGCTCGGGTGCCGCCAAGGCCGTAGCCGTTCCCGCCACCGCTCTCGCGGCGGGGATGCTGTGGTTCTTCCGCGACCCCGAGCGCGAGATCGCCCGGGGCCGGGTCATCTCGCCCGCCGACGGTGTGGTGCAGAGCATCATGCCGTGGAAGGACGGCCGGACCCGTGTCGCGATCTTCATGAGCCCGCTCAACGTCCACGTCAACCGGGCGCCGCTGGCCGGCACGGTGACGTCGGTCGAGCACGTTCCCGGTGGCTTCGTTCCCGCCTTCAACAAGGAGAGCGAGAACAACGAGCGCGTGGTCTGGCACTTCGACACCGAGCTCGGTGACATCGAGATGATCCAGATCGCCGGCGCGGTGGCCCGCCGTATCGTCCCCTACCTCCCTGAGGGCACCAAGGTCGAGCAGGGCGAGCGGATCGGCCTCATCCGGTTCGGCTCCCGGGTGGATCTCTACCTGCCCGAGGGCGTCGAGATCGACGTCGAGGTGGGGCAGAAGACCGTGGCAGGGGTGACTCGAATTGACCGTGATTGA
- the ccrA gene encoding crotonyl-CoA carboxylase/reductase, whose protein sequence is MTVKDILAAIQSPDSTSEDFAALPLPESYRAITVHKDETEMFSGLATRDKDPRKSIHLDDVPVPELGPGEALVAVMASSVNYNSVWTSIFEPMSTFGFLERYGKVSELTRRHDLPYHVIGSDLAGVVLRTGPGVNAWRPGDEVVAHCLSVELESSDGHNDTMLDPEQRIWGFETNFGGLAEIALVKSNQLMPKPGHLSWEEAAAPGLVNSTAYRQLVSRNGAQMKQGDNVLIWGASGGLGSYATQFALAGGATPICVVSSEQKAEICRRMGAELIIDRSAEDYRFWSDEHTQNPREWKRLGKRIRELTGGEDVDIVFEHPGRETFGASVYVTRKGGTIVTCASTSGYDHQYDNRYLWMSLKRIIGSHFANYREAWEANRLIAKGRIHPTLSKVYSLEDTGQAAYDVHRNMHQGKVGVLCLAPEEGLGVRDEEMRARHVDAINRFRNI, encoded by the coding sequence GTGACCGTCAAGGACATCCTGGCCGCGATCCAGTCGCCCGACTCCACGTCGGAGGACTTCGCCGCCCTGCCGCTGCCCGAGTCGTACCGTGCGATCACCGTGCACAAGGACGAGACGGAGATGTTCTCCGGCCTCGCCACCCGCGACAAGGACCCCCGCAAGTCGATCCACCTCGACGACGTGCCCGTGCCCGAACTCGGCCCGGGCGAAGCCCTGGTGGCCGTCATGGCCTCCTCGGTCAACTACAACTCGGTGTGGACCTCGATCTTCGAGCCGATGTCGACGTTCGGCTTCCTGGAGCGCTACGGCAAGGTCAGCGAGCTCACCAGGCGCCACGACCTGCCGTACCACGTCATCGGCTCCGACCTCGCGGGCGTCGTCCTGCGCACCGGCCCCGGCGTCAACGCCTGGCGGCCCGGCGACGAGGTCGTCGCGCACTGCCTCTCCGTCGAGCTGGAGTCCTCCGACGGGCACAACGACACGATGCTCGACCCCGAGCAGCGCATCTGGGGCTTCGAGACCAACTTCGGCGGCCTCGCCGAGATCGCCCTGGTCAAGTCCAACCAGCTGATGCCCAAGCCGGGCCACCTCAGCTGGGAGGAGGCCGCCGCCCCGGGCCTGGTCAACTCCACCGCCTACCGCCAGCTGGTCTCCCGCAACGGCGCCCAGATGAAGCAGGGCGACAACGTGCTGATCTGGGGCGCCAGCGGCGGCCTGGGCTCGTACGCCACCCAGTTCGCGCTGGCCGGCGGCGCCACCCCGATCTGCGTCGTCTCCAGCGAGCAGAAGGCCGAGATCTGCCGGAGGATGGGCGCCGAACTGATCATCGACCGCAGCGCCGAGGACTACAGGTTCTGGTCGGACGAGCACACCCAGAACCCGCGCGAGTGGAAGCGCCTCGGCAAGCGCATCCGCGAACTCACCGGCGGCGAGGACGTGGACATCGTCTTCGAGCACCCGGGCCGCGAGACCTTCGGCGCCTCGGTGTACGTCACGCGCAAGGGCGGCACCATCGTCACCTGCGCCTCGACCTCCGGCTACGACCACCAGTACGACAACCGCTACCTGTGGATGTCCCTGAAGAGGATCATCGGCTCCCACTTCGCCAACTACCGCGAGGCCTGGGAGGCCAACCGCCTCATCGCCAAGGGCAGGATCCACCCGACGCTCTCCAAGGTGTACTCCCTCGAGGACACCGGCCAGGCCGCGTACGACGTGCACCGCAACATGCACCAGGGCAAGGTCGGCGTGCTGTGCCTGGCCCCCGAGGAGGGGCTGGGCGTGCGCGACGAGGAGATGCGCGCGCGGCACGTCGACGCCATCAACCGCTTCCGGAACATCTGA
- a CDS encoding HpcH/HpaI aldolase/citrate lyase family protein has product MTTVNRLRPRRSCLAVPGSNPRFLEKAQGLPADQVFLDLEDACAPLAKPEARHTIVKFLNEGDWTGKTRVVRVNDWTTEWTYRDVVTVVEGAGQNLDCIMLPKVQDAQQIVALDLLLTQIEKTMGFEVGKIGIEAQIENAQGLNNVNEIAQASPRVETIIFGPADFMASINMKSLVVGEQPPGYPADAYHYILMKILMAARANNLQAIDGPYLQIRNVDGYREVAQRAAALGFDGKWVLHPGQVEASNEIFSPSQEDYDHAELILDAYDYCTSEAGGKKGSAMLGDEMIDEASRKMALVISGKGRAAGMQRTSTFEIPEA; this is encoded by the coding sequence ATGACGACCGTCAACCGGCTCCGCCCCCGGCGCTCCTGCCTGGCCGTACCCGGCTCGAACCCGCGCTTCCTGGAGAAGGCCCAGGGCCTCCCCGCCGACCAGGTCTTCCTGGACCTGGAGGACGCCTGCGCGCCGCTGGCCAAGCCCGAGGCGCGGCACACCATCGTCAAGTTCCTCAACGAGGGCGACTGGACCGGCAAGACCCGCGTCGTGCGCGTCAACGACTGGACCACCGAGTGGACGTACCGGGACGTCGTGACGGTCGTCGAGGGCGCCGGCCAGAACCTCGACTGCATCATGCTGCCGAAGGTCCAGGACGCCCAGCAGATCGTCGCGCTCGACCTGCTCCTCACCCAGATCGAGAAGACGATGGGCTTCGAGGTCGGCAAGATCGGCATCGAGGCGCAGATCGAGAACGCGCAGGGCCTGAACAACGTCAACGAGATCGCGCAGGCCTCCCCGCGCGTCGAGACGATCATCTTCGGCCCGGCCGACTTCATGGCGTCCATCAACATGAAGTCGCTGGTCGTGGGCGAGCAGCCGCCCGGCTACCCGGCGGACGCCTACCACTACATCCTGATGAAGATCCTGATGGCCGCCCGCGCCAACAACCTGCAGGCGATCGACGGCCCCTACCTGCAGATCCGCAACGTGGACGGCTACCGCGAGGTCGCGCAGCGCGCCGCCGCCCTCGGCTTCGACGGCAAGTGGGTGCTGCACCCGGGGCAGGTCGAGGCCTCGAACGAGATCTTCTCGCCCTCCCAGGAGGACTACGACCACGCCGAGCTGATCCTGGACGCGTACGACTACTGCACCTCCGAGGCGGGCGGCAAGAAGGGCTCCGCGATGCTCGGCGACGAGATGATCGACGAGGCCAGCCGCAAGATGGCCCTGGTCATCTCCGGCAAGGGACGCGCGGCCGGCATGCAGCGCACCAGCACGTTCGAGATCCCGGAGGCGTGA
- a CDS encoding acyl-CoA dehydrogenase family protein, with the protein MARLAQTAGLTDVQQEILSTVRDFVDKEIIPVATELEHRDEYPQQIVDGLKELGLFGLMIPEEYGGLGESLLTYALCVEEIARGWMSVSGIINTHFIVAYMLKQHGTQEQKDHFLPRMAAGDIRGAFSMSEPALGSDVSAITSKAVKDDGGPSRSSGAESGGAYVLNGQKMWLTNGGTSSLVAVLVRSDEGHPEGTAPHKSMTTFLVEKEPGFGEVRPGLTIPGKIDKMGYKGVDTTELIMDGLRIPADRVLGGVTGRGFYQMMDGVEVGRVNVAARGCGVAQRAFELGVRYAQQRHTFGKQIAHHQAIQFKLAEMATKVEAAHAMMVNAARKKDSGERNDLEAGMAKYLASEYCKEVVEDAFRIHGGYGFSKEYEIERLYREAPMLLIGEGTAEIQKMIIGRRLLEEYRFQG; encoded by the coding sequence ATGGCCCGTCTCGCCCAGACCGCCGGTCTGACCGACGTTCAGCAGGAGATCCTCTCCACCGTCCGCGACTTCGTGGACAAGGAGATCATCCCGGTCGCCACCGAGCTGGAGCACCGCGACGAGTACCCGCAGCAGATCGTCGACGGCCTGAAGGAACTCGGCCTGTTCGGCCTGATGATTCCCGAGGAGTACGGGGGTCTGGGCGAGTCGCTGCTCACCTACGCGCTGTGCGTGGAGGAGATCGCCCGCGGCTGGATGTCGGTGTCCGGCATCATCAACACGCACTTCATCGTGGCGTACATGCTCAAGCAGCACGGCACGCAGGAGCAGAAGGACCACTTCCTGCCCCGCATGGCGGCCGGCGACATCCGCGGCGCCTTCTCCATGTCGGAGCCGGCCCTGGGCTCGGACGTGTCGGCGATCACCTCGAAGGCGGTCAAGGACGATGGGGGCCCCTCCCGCTCGAGCGGAGCCGAGAGTGGGGGAGCGTACGTCCTGAACGGCCAGAAGATGTGGCTGACCAACGGCGGTACGTCGTCCCTGGTGGCCGTTCTGGTCCGCAGTGACGAAGGACACCCCGAGGGAACGGCGCCCCACAAGTCGATGACGACCTTCCTGGTGGAGAAGGAGCCCGGCTTCGGCGAGGTCCGCCCCGGTCTCACCATCCCCGGCAAGATCGACAAGATGGGCTACAAGGGGGTCGACACCACCGAGCTCATCATGGACGGCCTGCGGATTCCGGCGGACCGGGTGCTCGGCGGGGTCACCGGCCGCGGTTTTTACCAAATGATGGACGGCGTGGAGGTCGGCCGCGTCAATGTGGCGGCGCGTGGCTGCGGCGTCGCCCAGCGTGCCTTCGAACTCGGTGTCCGGTACGCCCAGCAGCGTCACACTTTCGGCAAGCAGATCGCCCACCATCAGGCCATTCAGTTCAAGCTCGCGGAGATGGCCACCAAGGTGGAGGCCGCGCATGCGATGATGGTGAACGCCGCACGCAAAAAGGACTCCGGCGAACGAAACGACCTGGAAGCGGGGATGGCCAAGTACCTCGCGTCCGAGTACTGCAAGGAGGTCGTCGAGGACGCCTTCCGGATCCACGGCGGGTACGGCTTCTCCAAGGAGTACGAGATCGAGCGCCTCTACCGGGAGGCCCCGATGCTGCTGATCGGAGAGGGCACCGCCGAGATCCAGAAGATGATCATCGGTCGCAGACTGCTCGAAGAGTACCGGTTCCAGGGCTGA
- a CDS encoding ADP-ribosylglycohydrolase family protein has product MTAVETEPELADRVLGGWLGRIAGNMLGKPVEQGEVWTRERIDRYLRRAAALPLDDYLPGPLTEGDRRDLRPEWRSCVRGRVHGSCRDDDVDYAILGLHLLETHGFGFSTEQVGDLWLSRLPYLQTFTAERAAYRNLANGRRPPLTATYDNPYQEWIGALIRADIHGWTSPGAPRRAASLARRDAVLSHTGNGVYGAMWAAALISAAFTAPTVRRAVDEALAVIPAGCRLARTVRRVCALHDTGLAWEETLATVEEETAGLGWIHTVPNAAVLTAGLLYGDGDFTRTIALTVRGGLDTDSNGATAGSVAGVRCGAPAVPEQWKDPLRDTVRSAVLGFDGARISELAERTLRLARTAA; this is encoded by the coding sequence ATGACCGCTGTGGAGACGGAACCGGAGCTCGCCGACCGCGTCCTCGGGGGCTGGCTGGGCCGGATCGCGGGCAACATGCTGGGCAAGCCGGTCGAGCAGGGCGAGGTGTGGACCCGTGAGCGCATCGACCGCTACCTGCGCCGGGCGGCGGCCCTCCCCCTCGACGACTACCTGCCCGGGCCGCTCACCGAGGGCGACCGCCGTGACCTGCGCCCCGAGTGGCGGTCCTGCGTCCGCGGCCGCGTCCACGGCAGCTGCCGGGACGACGACGTCGACTACGCGATCCTCGGCCTGCACCTGCTGGAGACCCACGGCTTCGGCTTCAGCACCGAGCAGGTGGGCGACCTGTGGCTGTCGCGGCTGCCGTACCTGCAGACGTTCACCGCGGAACGCGCGGCGTACCGGAACCTCGCGAACGGCCGCAGGCCGCCGCTGACGGCCACCTACGACAACCCGTACCAGGAGTGGATCGGCGCCCTGATCCGCGCCGACATCCACGGCTGGACGTCCCCCGGCGCGCCGCGCCGCGCGGCCTCGCTGGCCCGCCGGGACGCGGTGCTGTCGCACACCGGCAACGGGGTCTACGGCGCGATGTGGGCGGCGGCGCTGATCTCGGCGGCGTTCACGGCGCCCACGGTGCGCCGCGCCGTGGACGAGGCGCTGGCGGTGATCCCGGCGGGCTGCCGCCTGGCCCGCACCGTGCGCAGGGTGTGCGCCCTGCACGACACCGGGCTGGCCTGGGAGGAGACGCTCGCCACCGTCGAGGAGGAGACGGCGGGCCTCGGCTGGATCCACACCGTCCCGAACGCCGCCGTCCTCACCGCCGGCCTGCTGTACGGCGACGGCGACTTCACCCGCACCATCGCCCTGACCGTCCGCGGCGGCCTGGACACCGACTCCAACGGGGCGACGGCGGGCTCGGTGGCCGGCGTCCGGTGCGGTGCGCCGGCCGTCCCGGAGCAGTGGAAGGACCCGCTCCGGGACACGGTGCGCAGCGCGGTCCTCGGCTTCGACGGGGCGCGCATCAGCGAGCTGGCGGAGCGCACCCTGCGGCTGGCCCGGACGGCGGCCTGA
- a CDS encoding NUDIX hydrolase, with translation MTTTQDAQDFAAYLASLPRIFAGAAALFRDGEGRVLLVEPNYREGWTLPGGTIESDDGETPRQGARRETAEEIGLDRPLGRLLAVDWVQWPGQPPMAAYLYDGGVLDADDLAAIRLQEEELLSWRLVPREELAEYLQGALGRRVSAALDVLADGSGTAELENGHRMN, from the coding sequence ATGACCACCACGCAGGACGCTCAGGACTTCGCCGCCTACCTCGCCTCGCTCCCCCGGATCTTCGCCGGCGCGGCCGCCCTCTTCCGGGACGGTGAGGGCCGGGTGCTGCTCGTCGAGCCGAACTACCGGGAGGGGTGGACACTGCCCGGCGGCACGATCGAGTCGGACGACGGGGAGACCCCCCGGCAGGGCGCGCGGCGCGAGACGGCCGAGGAGATCGGGCTCGACCGGCCGCTCGGGCGGCTGCTCGCGGTGGACTGGGTGCAGTGGCCCGGACAGCCCCCGATGGCGGCGTACCTGTACGACGGCGGGGTGCTCGACGCGGACGACCTCGCGGCGATCCGGTTGCAGGAGGAGGAGCTGCTCTCCTGGCGGCTCGTGCCGCGCGAGGAACTGGCCGAGTATCTCCAGGGTGCCCTGGGGCGCCGAGTGTCGGCCGCCCTGGACGTCCTCGCCGACGGCTCGGGCACGGCGGAGCTGGAGAACGGGCACCGGATGAACTGA
- a CDS encoding MaoC family dehydratase codes for MQFGRTYEEFQVGAVYKHWPGKTVTEYDDHLFCLLTMNHHPLHMDANYAEKTTDFGKNVVVGNYIYSLLLGMSVPDVSGKAIANLEIESLRHVAPTFHGDTLYGETTVLDKWPSKSKNDRGIVHVETKGYKQDGTLVCVFRRKVMVPTETYIKERGGEQPGRPELKQQEK; via the coding sequence ATGCAGTTCGGACGCACCTACGAGGAGTTCCAGGTCGGCGCGGTGTACAAGCACTGGCCGGGCAAGACGGTCACCGAGTACGACGACCACCTGTTCTGCCTGCTCACCATGAACCACCACCCGCTCCACATGGACGCCAACTACGCCGAGAAGACGACGGACTTCGGCAAGAACGTGGTGGTCGGCAACTACATCTACTCGCTGCTGCTCGGCATGTCCGTCCCGGACGTCTCCGGCAAGGCGATCGCCAACCTGGAGATCGAGTCGCTCCGGCACGTGGCGCCGACCTTCCACGGCGACACGCTCTACGGCGAGACGACCGTGCTCGACAAGTGGCCGTCGAAGTCGAAGAACGACCGCGGCATCGTCCACGTCGAGACCAAGGGCTACAAGCAGGACGGCACCCTCGTCTGCGTCTTCCGCCGCAAGGTGATGGTGCCGACCGAGACGTACATCAAGGAGCGCGGCGGCGAGCAGCCGGGCCGCCCGGAACTCAAGCAGCAGGAGAAGTAG
- a CDS encoding glycerate kinase encodes MADAAVSGTRSAQPAQPARRVLVAADKFKGSLTAVQVAERVTAGLRRVVPGLEVEALPVADGGDGTVAAAIAAGFDRREVRVTGPVGDEVTAVFALRGDTAVVEMAEASGLQRLPDGVLAPLTASTYGSGELLRAALDAGARTLVFGVGGSATTDGGAGMLAALGARFLKAGGEPVAPGGGGLAELASADLSGLDPRLGRVGFVLASDVDNPLTGPKGAPAVYGPQKGASPQDVERLDAALGHFVRVLEESAGVKTAAELAGSAGAGAAGGIGFGALLLGAGFRPGIEVMLDVLGFAPALERADLVITGEGSLDEQTLHGKAPAGVAAAARAAGKEVVAVCGRLTLPPEVLGRAGIRRAYALTDLEPDVATCIAQAGPILERTAERIARDFLS; translated from the coding sequence GTGGCGGACGCTGCAGTGAGCGGTACTCGATCGGCACAGCCGGCACAGCCAGCGCGGCGGGTGCTCGTCGCCGCGGACAAGTTCAAGGGGTCGCTGACGGCCGTGCAGGTCGCCGAGCGGGTGACGGCCGGGCTGCGCCGGGTGGTGCCCGGCCTCGAGGTCGAGGCGCTGCCCGTGGCCGACGGCGGTGACGGCACGGTGGCGGCGGCGATCGCGGCCGGCTTCGACCGGCGGGAGGTACGGGTCACCGGCCCCGTCGGCGACGAGGTGACGGCGGTGTTCGCGCTGCGCGGCGACACCGCCGTGGTGGAGATGGCGGAGGCCAGCGGGCTCCAGCGGCTTCCGGACGGCGTGCTCGCACCGCTGACGGCGTCCACGTACGGGTCCGGCGAGCTGCTGCGGGCCGCGCTGGACGCGGGCGCGCGCACCCTGGTGTTCGGGGTCGGCGGCAGCGCCACCACGGACGGCGGTGCCGGCATGCTGGCCGCGCTGGGCGCCCGCTTCCTGAAGGCCGGCGGTGAGCCGGTGGCGCCGGGCGGCGGCGGCCTCGCCGAGCTGGCCTCGGCCGATCTGTCGGGCCTGGACCCGCGTCTGGGCCGGGTCGGGTTCGTGCTCGCCAGCGACGTCGACAACCCGCTGACCGGGCCGAAGGGCGCCCCGGCGGTCTACGGGCCGCAGAAGGGTGCCTCGCCGCAGGACGTGGAGCGGCTGGACGCGGCGCTCGGGCACTTCGTGCGGGTGCTGGAGGAGTCGGCCGGGGTGAAGACCGCCGCGGAACTCGCCGGTTCGGCGGGCGCGGGCGCGGCCGGCGGCATCGGGTTCGGCGCGCTGCTCCTCGGGGCCGGGTTCCGGCCCGGTATCGAGGTGATGCTGGACGTCCTCGGTTTCGCGCCCGCGCTGGAGCGGGCCGACCTGGTGATCACCGGTGAGGGCTCGCTGGACGAGCAGACCCTGCACGGCAAGGCCCCGGCGGGGGTCGCCGCCGCGGCACGCGCCGCCGGCAAGGAGGTCGTCGCGGTGTGCGGGCGGCTCACCCTGCCGCCGGAGGTGCTGGGGCGGGCGGGGATCCGACGGGCGTACGCGCTGACGGATCTCGAGCCGGACGTGGCGACGTGCATCGCGCAGGCGGGGCCGATCCTGGAACGGACCGCGGAGCGGATCGCCCGGGACTTCCTGAGCTGA
- the pssA gene encoding CDP-diacylglycerol--serine O-phosphatidyltransferase — MPDVDEEDDEEEMPLSLRLSIADTLTLGNATCGFMAVYFTTTGILIPHLTGSQESGMARHSAATAVILMLCAAVFDLFDGLVARKLRSSPMGAELDNLSDLISFGLAPAYFVLVYGMVADDAHQRVAAVGAIVVLLAVVLRLARFSCVTVKDGTFQGMPSPFGALTVVSIVLLELPFVATVLAILGTAWLMVSRVEYPKPRGPLAVAMLAWIVLSMGMLTAWAFDAPSGQLLLQTGCALQVVMGAVIPLFATARRVNNFRGNRREARAAQS; from the coding sequence GTGCCCGACGTCGACGAGGAGGACGACGAGGAGGAGATGCCTCTCTCGCTCCGCCTGTCGATAGCGGACACCCTCACCCTCGGCAACGCCACCTGCGGCTTCATGGCCGTGTACTTCACCACCACCGGCATCCTGATCCCGCACCTCACGGGCAGCCAGGAGTCCGGCATGGCCCGCCACAGCGCGGCCACCGCCGTGATCCTGATGCTGTGCGCGGCCGTCTTCGACCTGTTCGACGGTCTGGTGGCCCGGAAGCTGCGCTCCTCCCCGATGGGCGCGGAACTGGACAACCTCTCGGACCTGATCAGCTTCGGTCTGGCACCGGCGTACTTCGTCCTGGTGTACGGCATGGTCGCGGACGACGCGCACCAGAGAGTGGCCGCGGTCGGCGCGATCGTGGTGCTGCTGGCGGTGGTGCTGAGGCTGGCGAGGTTCTCCTGCGTCACGGTCAAGGACGGCACCTTCCAGGGCATGCCGTCGCCGTTCGGCGCGCTGACCGTCGTCTCGATCGTGCTGCTGGAGCTGCCGTTCGTGGCGACGGTACTGGCGATCCTGGGCACCGCCTGGCTGATGGTGAGCCGGGTCGAGTACCCGAAGCCGCGGGGCCCCCTCGCGGTGGCGATGCTGGCCTGGATCGTGCTGAGCATGGGGATGCTGACGGCCTGGGCCTTCGACGCCCCCAGCGGCCAGCTGCTGCTGCAGACGGGGTGCGCGCTGCAGGTGGTGATGGGCGCGGTGATCCCGTTGTTCGCCACGGCCCGCCGGGTGAACAACTTCCGTGGCAACCGCCGCGAGGCGCGGGCCGCGCAGTCGTGA
- a CDS encoding protein meaA, producing the protein MTERQNAPQARRERDRPWLMRTYAGHSTAEASNELYRRNLAKGQTGLSVAFDLPTQTGYDSDHVLARGEVGRVGVPVAHLGDMRRLFQDIPLEQMNTSMTINATAMWLLALYQVVAEEQGADVTKLQGTTQNDIVKEYLSRGTHVFPPGPSLRLTTDMIAYTVSHMPKWNPINICSYHLQEAGATPVQEIAYAMSTAIAVLDAVRDSGQVPQERMGDVVGRISFFVNAGVRFVEEMCKMRAFGRIWDRITRERYGIENPKHRRFRYGVQVNSLGLTEAQPENNVQRIVLEMLAVTLSKDARARAVQLPAWNEALGLPRPWDQQWSLRIQQVLAHESDLLEYEDIFEGSKVIEAKVDELVESSFAEIERIQEMGGAMAAVESGYLKSQLVASHAERRARIESGQEKIIGVNAFEGTEPNPLTADLDTAIQTVDPAVEARVVAALRNWRDTRYQPPFNHPRPCKALERLKEAARGTENLMEATLECARAGATTGEWAGALREVFGEFRAPTGVSSAPVAVAAEEGSALSEVRRKVDLTARDLGVGKLRFLVGKPGLDGHSNGAEQIAVRARDAGFEVVYQGIRLTPEQIVDAALAEDVHAVGLSILSGSHAQLVPDVLERLHVAGATDIPVIAGGIIPNGDAEELRAAGVAAVFTPKDFDITGIIGRIVDEIRNANKLDPLEVPA; encoded by the coding sequence ATGACAGAGCGTCAGAACGCGCCGCAGGCGCGAAGGGAACGGGACCGGCCGTGGCTCATGCGCACGTACGCCGGTCACTCCACGGCCGAGGCGTCCAACGAGCTGTACCGGCGCAACCTCGCCAAGGGGCAGACGGGCCTGTCGGTCGCCTTCGACCTGCCGACCCAGACCGGGTACGACTCCGACCACGTCCTCGCCCGCGGCGAGGTCGGCCGGGTCGGCGTGCCGGTCGCGCACCTCGGTGACATGCGCCGGCTGTTCCAGGACATCCCCCTGGAGCAGATGAACACCTCGATGACGATCAACGCCACGGCCATGTGGCTGCTGGCGCTCTACCAGGTCGTCGCGGAGGAGCAGGGCGCGGACGTCACCAAGCTCCAGGGCACGACCCAGAACGACATCGTCAAGGAGTACCTGTCCCGGGGGACGCACGTCTTCCCGCCGGGGCCCTCGCTCCGTCTGACGACGGACATGATCGCGTACACGGTCTCCCACATGCCCAAGTGGAACCCGATCAACATCTGCAGCTACCACCTGCAGGAGGCGGGCGCCACGCCGGTGCAGGAGATCGCGTACGCGATGTCCACCGCGATCGCCGTGCTGGACGCGGTGCGCGACAGCGGCCAGGTGCCGCAGGAGCGCATGGGCGACGTCGTCGGCCGCATCTCCTTCTTCGTGAACGCGGGCGTCCGCTTCGTCGAGGAGATGTGCAAGATGCGCGCCTTCGGCCGGATCTGGGACCGCATCACCCGTGAGCGGTACGGCATCGAGAACCCCAAGCACCGCCGCTTCCGCTACGGCGTCCAGGTCAACTCCCTGGGCCTGACCGAGGCGCAGCCGGAGAACAACGTCCAGCGGATCGTGCTGGAGATGCTGGCGGTCACCCTCTCCAAGGACGCCCGCGCGCGTGCCGTGCAGCTGCCGGCCTGGAACGAGGCGCTGGGCCTGCCCCGGCCCTGGGACCAGCAGTGGTCGCTGCGCATCCAGCAGGTGCTGGCGCACGAGAGCGACCTGCTGGAGTACGAGGACATCTTCGAGGGCTCGAAGGTGATCGAGGCGAAGGTCGACGAGCTGGTCGAGTCGTCGTTCGCGGAGATCGAGCGCATCCAGGAGATGGGCGGCGCGATGGCCGCCGTCGAGTCCGGCTACCTGAAGTCGCAGCTGGTCGCCTCGCACGCCGAGCGCCGGGCCCGGATCGAGTCGGGCCAGGAGAAGATCATCGGCGTCAACGCCTTCGAGGGCACCGAGCCGAACCCGCTGACCGCCGACCTGGACACCGCGATCCAGACCGTCGACCCGGCGGTGGAGGCGCGCGTCGTCGCCGCGCTGCGGAACTGGCGCGACACCCGCTACCAGCCGCCTTTCAACCACCCGCGCCCCTGCAAGGCGCTGGAGAGGCTGAAGGAGGCCGCGCGCGGCACCGAGAACCTCATGGAGGCCACCCTGGAGTGCGCCCGGGCCGGCGCCACGACCGGCGAGTGGGCCGGGGCCCTGCGCGAGGTGTTCGGCGAGTTCCGCGCGCCGACCGGCGTCTCGTCGGCGCCGGTCGCGGTCGCCGCCGAGGAGGGCTCGGCCCTGTCCGAGGTGCGCCGCAAGGTGGACCTGACGGCCAGGGACCTGGGCGTCGGCAAGCTGCGGTTCCTGGTCGGCAAGCCCGGCCTGGACGGCCACTCCAACGGCGCCGAGCAGATCGCCGTGCGGGCCCGCGACGCCGGGTTCGAGGTGGTCTACCAGGGCATCCGGCTCACCCCGGAGCAGATCGTGGACGCCGCCCTCGCCGAGGACGTGCACGCGGTGGGCCTGTCCATCCTGTCCGGCTCGCACGCCCAGCTCGTCCCGGACGTGCTGGAACGCCTCCATGTGGCCGGTGCCACAGATATACCGGTGATCGCCGGTGGCATCATCCCGAACGGTGACGCCGAAGAACTGCGGGCCGCGGGAGTCGCCGCGGTCTTCACCCCGAAGGACTTCGACATCACCGGCATCATCGGCCGGATCGTCGACGAGATCCGGAACGCGAACAAGCTCGACCCCCTGGAGGTCCCCGCATGA